Proteins encoded in a region of the Tripterygium wilfordii isolate XIE 37 chromosome 21, ASM1340144v1, whole genome shotgun sequence genome:
- the LOC119988822 gene encoding putative receptor-like protein kinase At4g00960, producing the protein MASSTLLLAFPLILMHILAPTIAQQPTFLDSICSNDNGNYTADSTYSTNLNRLRSSVSTTTEFKGGFYNISEGESSDKVNAIALCRGDVSKDVCLNCLNASSFELPRRCPNQKEGIVWYDECLFRYSNRSIYGEMEVNPFFRMPNSVNVTNMNEFYQSLRTLLDDITNRAKQGGDLRKFAVGDTPAPDFETIFGLAQCTPDLTEQACDDCLGGALRDFANCCSGREGGRVVRPSCNIRFEIYPFYESTAETLSPPTSIQSPPPSVQSPPQTTLPDGGKESKTSRTIIVVVIPIISVLVLMLCICSCIYLRQRKRKPKKIDESAVNEISVVESLQFDFNTIKTATDNFSNKIGQGGFGAVYKGRLYNGQEIAVKRLAMGSGQGNIEFKNEFLLVAKLQHRNLVRLLGFCSEGDERILIYEFVANTSLDNFIFDPVKRAQLDWESRSKIIGGITRGLLYLHEDSRLRIIHRDLKASNILLDADMNPKIADFGMARLFEQMDETQIYTNRIVGTYGYMAPEYALNGRFSAKLDVYSFGVLVLEIVSGQRNNCFSNGEITENLLSYAWRHWKEGTASNFVDSTLMNGSGNEMMRCIHVALLCVQENVADRPTMASVVLMLGSYSTNLQMPSQPAFLFQSSNASNVSSSLSRSSQVTAGLTQQDAETLPLSRNEASITESYPR; encoded by the exons ATGGCTTCTTCAACATTACTATTAGCTTTTCCTCTGATTCTGATGCACATTCTTGCTCCCACCATAGCCCAGCAGCCAACCTTTCTCGATTCAATCTGTTCCAACGATAACGGTAACTACACTGCCGATAGCACCTACTCAACAAACCTTAATCGCCTCCGCTCTTCTGTCTCTACCACCACAGAATTCAAAGGCGGGTTCTACAATATATCAGAAGGCGAAAGCTCAGATAAAGTTAATGCAATTGCACTTTGTAGAGGAGATGTCAGTAAAGACGTTTGCCTTAATTGTCTCAATGCGTCTAGTTTTGAGCTCCCCAGACGCTGTCCGAACCAGAAGGAGGGGATTGTATGGTACGACGAATGCTTGTTCCGGTACTCCAATAGgtcc ATTTATGGTGAAATGGAAGTAAATCCTTTTTTTCGGATGCCAAACTCCGTAAATGTCACGAATATGAATGAGTTCTATCAGAGTTTGAGGACATTGTTGGATGATATAACAAATAGAGCTAAACAAGGGGGTGATCTTCGAAAGTTCGCAGTTGGAGATACGCCTGCGCCAGATTTCGAGACCATATTTGGTCTTGCACAGTGCACCCCTGATTTAACTGAGCAGGCTTGCGATGATTGTCTTGGTGGTGCACTCCGTGATTTTGCAAATTGTTGTTCTGGGAGGGAAGGAGGCAGAGTGGTGAGACCGAGCTGTAATATAAGGTTTGAGATATATCCTTTCTATGAATCGACGGCTGAAACCCTTTCTCCGCCTACATCCATACAGTCACCTCCTCCGTCGGTACAGTCACCTCCTCAAACTACTCTGCCTGATGGAG GAAAGGAGAGCAAAACTTCTAGGACTATTATCGTCGTTGTGATTCCAATTATTAGTGTTTTGGTGCTAATGCTCTGCATCTGCAGCTGCATCTATTTAAGACAGAGGAAGAGGAAgccaaagaagattgatgaat CAGCTGTGAATGAAATTAGTGTCGTGGAATCTTTGCAATTCGACTTTAACACAATCAAGACTGCAACCGATAATTTTTCAAATAAGATCGGACAAGGAGGATTTGGTGCTGTTTACAAG GGCCGACTTTACAATGGACAAGAAATAGCCGTGAAGAGGCTGGCGATGGGTTCTGGACAAGGAAATATTGAGTTTAAGAACGAGTTTTTGTTAGTGGCCAAGCTTCAGCATCGTAATTTAGTCAGGCTACTAGGATTCTGCTCGGAAGGAGATGAAAGAATCCTCATTTACGAGTTTGTGGCCAACACTAGCCTCGATAACTTCATATTTG ATCCTGTCAAGCGCGCGCAACTTGACTGGGAAAGCCGTAGCAAAATAATTGGAGGCATCACTCGAGGACTTCTTTACCTTCATGAAGATTCTCGGCTTCGAATCATTCACCGTGATCTCAAAGCTAGCAATATTCTGTTGGACGCAGATATGAATCCAAAAATTGCAGATTTTGGCATGGCAAGGCTGTTTGAACAGATGGATGAAACTCAAATCTATACCAATAGGATCGTGGGAACCTA TGGATATATGGCTCCAGAGTACGCACTGAATGGAAGGTTCTCAGCTAAGTTAGATGTCTATAGTTTTGGTGTGTTAGTTCTCGAGATTGTGAGTGGCCAGAGAAACAACTGCTTTAGTAACGGGGAGATCACAGAAAACCTTTTGAGCTAT GCATGGAGACATTGGAAGGAAGGGACAGCATCCAATTTCGTTGATTCAACTTTAATGAACGGTTCGGGAAATGAAATGATGAGATGTATCCATGTTGCCTTACTATGTGTTCAAGAAAATGTGGCAGATAGACCAACCATGGCTTCAGTTGTTCTCATGCTAGGCAGCTACTCTACCAATCTTCAAATGCCCTCTCAACCAGCATTTTTATTTCAAAGCAGCAATGCGTCGAATGTGTCGTCGTCATTGAGCCGTAGTTCTCAGGTGACTGCAGGTTTAACACAACAGGACGCTGAAACTCTCCCTTTGTCAAGAAATGAGGCTTCAATTACTGAGTCCTATCCTCGATAG
- the LOC119988820 gene encoding cysteine-rich receptor-like protein kinase 10 isoform X2: MASSTLLLAFPLILMHILALTIAQQPTFLAPYCFNNKGNYTENSTYATNLNRLLSSVSTTTEFNGGFYNVSEGESSDKVNAIALCRGDVSKDVCLSCLNASSSELPRRCPNQKEGIVWYDECLFRYSNRSIYGEMEISPFLPMANPNNATKADEFYQSLRTLLDELISRATQGGDLQKFAVGDTTAPDFKTIYGLAQCTPDLTAQECSDCLVGARSQFSDCCSGREGGRVLRPSCNIRFEIYRFYESTNETLSPPPTLPDGGKENNTSRTIIIIVVPIVSVLVLILCIWIYLRQRKRKPRKIDESVDEISVVESLHFDFSTIKTATNDFSNKLGQGGFGAVYKGRLYNGQEIAVKRLAMGSGQGDIEFKNEVLLVAKLQHRNLVRLLGFCLEGDERILIYEFVANTSLDHFIFDPLKRGQLDWESRSKIIGGIARGLLYLHEDSRLRIIHRDLKASNVLLDAEMNPKIADFGMARLFEQMDETQIYTNRIVGTYGYMAPEYAMEGLFSVKSDVYSFGILMLEIISGQKNRGFYQLENSQGLLSYAWKLWIEGKGLELIDPDIVSTFPISDALRWINIALLCVQDDPADRPTMSNVALMLGSNSVTLPKPLAPPHHAGRFMIMSDQSSTKELGTGSQSSEQSSTTVPR, from the exons ATGGCTTCTTCAACATTATTATTAGCTTTTCCTCTGATTCTGATGCATATTCTTGCTCTCACCATAGCCCAGCAGCCAACCTTTCTCGCTCCGTACTGTTTCAACAACAAGGGTAACTACACTGAAAATAGCACCTACGCAACAAACCTTAATCGCCTCCTCTCCTCTGTCTCTACCACCACAGAATTCAACGGCGGGTTCTACAATGTATCAGAAGGCGAAAGCTCCGATAAAGTTAATGCAATTGCGCTTTGTAGAGGAGATGTTAGTAAAGACGTTTGCCTCAGTTGTCTCAATGCGTCTAGTTCTGAGCTCCCCAGACGGTGTCCGAACCAGAAGGAGGGGATTGTATGGTACGACGAGTGCTTATTCCGGTACTCCAATAGGTCCATTTACGGTGAAATGGAAATAAGTCCTTTTCTTCCGATGGCGAACCCCAATAATGCCACGAAGGCGGATGAGTTCTATCAGAGTTTGAGGACATTGTTGGATGAACTAATAAGTAGAGCTACACAAGGGGGTGATCTTCAAAAGTTCGCAGTTGGAGATACTACTGCTCCAGATTTCAAGACCATATATGGACTTGCGCAGTGCACTCCTGATTTAACTGCGCAGGAATGCAGTGATTGTCTTGTTGGTGCACGCAGTCAGTTTTCAGATTGTTGTTCTGGGAGGGAAGGAGGCAGAGTATTGAGACCGAGTTGTAATATAAGGTTTGAGATCTACCGTTTCTATGAATCAACAAATGAAACCCTTTCACCGCCTCCTACTCTGCCTGATGGAG GAAAGGAAAATAACACATCTAGGACTATTATCATCATTGTGGTTCCAATTGTTAGTGTTTTGGTGCTTATACTCTGCATCTGGATCTATTTAAGACAGAGGAAGAGGAAGCCAAGGAAGATTGATGAAT CTGTGGATGAAATTAGTGTCGTGGAATCTTTGCATTTCGACTTTAGTACAATCAAAACTGCAACGAATGACTTTTCTAATAAGCTCGGACAAGGAGGATTTGGTGCTGTTTACAAG GGTCGACTTTACAATGGACAAGAAATAGCCGTGAAGAGGCTGGCGATGGGTTCTGGACAAGGAGATATCGAGTTTAAGAACGAGGTTTTGTTAGTGGCCAAGCTTCAGCATCGTAATTTAGTCAGGCTACTAGGATTCTGCTTGGAAGGAGATGAAAGAATCCTCATTTACGAGTTCGTGGCCAACACTAGCCTCGATCACTTCATATTTG ATCCTCTCAAGCGCGGGCAACTTGATTGGGAAAGCCGTAGCAAAATCATCGGAGGCATCGCTCGAGGACTTCTTTACCTTCATGAGGACTCTCGGCTTCGAATCATTCACCGTGATCTCAAAGCTAGCAATGTTCTGTTGGACGCAGAAATGAATCCGAAAATTGCAGATTTTGGCATGGCAAGGCTGTTTGAACAGATGGATGAAACTCAAATCTACACCAATAGAATCGTGGGCACATA TGGATACATGGCACCGGAGTATGCAATGGAGGGATTATTTTCAGTAAAGTCGGATGTTTACAGCTTTGGAATACTGATGTTAGAAATCATTAGTGGTCAAAAGAACAGAGGATTTTACCAATTAGAGAATTCACAAGGCCTTCTATCATAT GCATGGAAGTTATGGATTGAAGGAAAAGGCTTGGAATTGATAGATCCGGATATAGTCAGCACTTTTCCAATAAGCGATGCTTTGAGATGGATCAACATTGCATTACTATGTGTACAGGATGATCCTGCTGATAGGCCCACAATGTCAAATGTTGCTCTCATGCTCGGAAGCAATTCAGTAACCCTTCCCAAACCATTGGCACCTCCACACCATGCGGGTAGGTTTATGATCATGTCCGATCAATCTTCGACGAAAGAGCTAGGAACAGGTTCTCAGTCATCGGAACAATCTTCAACTACTGTTCCCAGATAG
- the LOC119988820 gene encoding cysteine-rich receptor-like protein kinase 25 isoform X1, producing the protein MMFPLLAIAIFGLISTSVSQPTYNSHACLGSSNITASNQFQSNLSSLLDSLSSRSSTNSFYQDSSNGIYSLYLCRGDVPQTTCQTCVANASQQIIQNCQFNQSAIIWYDECILRYSTDDFFGVVQTYPRVLMWNVQNTTSPDEPNVGALALIYNLVDSVPYTGTMFGANESAGNNGSQPRYGLVQCSRDLNSSACSSCLAQLTDASNQCCRGKVGWRILAPSCNLRYEEYKFYQQPSTPVGPTPSVPDSGNGNGGRNTTMIVTITVASFAVVVGLLGLWYYLSYRRNRRRLKDGERSQEILLPNYQGSNQPHFTKEDMQPIDQENSPEMRYFNLTTIRAATNNFSEENKLGEGGFGPVYKGKLLNGDKIAVKRLSMKSSQGIEEFKNEVMLIARLQHRNLVRLLGYCLEGDEKLLVYEYMANTSLDAFLFDPKRRKELDWAKRANIISGTAKGLQYLHEDSRLKIIHRDMKASNVLLDDELNAKISDFGTARIFGGNQIEANTKRVVGTYGYMAPEYAMEGLFSVKSDVYSFGILMLEIISGQKNRGFYQLENSQGLLSYAWKLWIEGKGLELIDPDIVSTFPISDALRWINIALLCVQDDPADRPTMSNVALMLGSNSVTLPKPLAPPHHAGRFMIMSDQSSTKELGTGSQSSEQSSTTVPR; encoded by the exons ATGATGTTTCCCCTGCTTGCAATTGCAATCTTTGGCCTGATCAGCACCAGCGTATCCCAACCTACCTATAACAGTCATGCTTGTTTAGGATCATCAAATATCACTGCCAGCAATCAGTTTCAATCGAATCTCTCATCTCTCTTGGATTCTTTATCTTCCAGATCCTCCACGAACAGTTTTTATCAAGATTCATCGAATGGAATCTACAGCCTCTACCTCTGCCGTGGTGATGTTCCACAGACTACTTGTCAAACCTGCGTTGCAAATGCTAGCCAACAAATTATCCAGAACTGCCAATTCAATCAAAGTGCAATCATATGGTACGACGAGTGCATCCTTCGTTACTCCACTGATGACTTCTTCGGGGTGGTACAGACGTATCCAAGGGTGCTCATGTGGAATGTGCAGAATACTACTTCACCTGATGAGCCTAATGTTGGCGCATTAGCTTTGATATACAACTTAGTAGATAGCGTTCCATACACGGGGACAATGTTCGGGGCAAATGAATCAGCAGGCAATAATGGATCTCAGCCTAGGTACGGCTTGGTGCAGTGTAGTAGAGATCTCAACAGTAGTGCTTGTAGCTCATGTCTTGCACAGTTGACTGATGCTAGCAACCAATGTTGTCGAGGGAAGGTAGGGTGGCGTATCTTGGCACCAAGCTGCAATTTAAGGTACGAGGAATATAAATTTTATCAGCAACCATCAACTCCTGTTGGACCAACACCTTCTGTGCCAGACTCTGGAAATG GAAATGGAGGAAGGAACACAACAATGATCGTAACGATCACGGTTGCATCATTTGCAGTAGTTGTAGGCCTCTTGGGTTTATGGTATTATCTTTCCTACAGAAGGAACAGACGAAGACTCAAAG ATGGGGAAAGAAGCCAGGAAATTCTGTTACCAAATTATCAGGGCTCAAATCAGCCACACTTTACAAAGGAAGATATGCAGCCAATAGATCAAGAAAACAGCCCAGAAATGCGTTACTTCAATCTGACAACTATAAGGGCTGCCACAAACAATTTCTCCGAGGAAAATAAGCTAGGAGAAGGAGGTTTTGGACCAGTTTACAAG GGTAAGCTTTTAAATGGAGATAAAATAGCAGTTAAAAGGCTTTCAATGAAATCAAGTCAAGGAATTGAAGAGTTCAAGAATGAAGTGATGTTAATTGCCAGACTTCAACACAGAAATCTTGTGAGACTTTTGGGATACTGCTTGGAGGGAGACGAAAAGCTTCTCGTCTACGAATACATGGCCAATACAAGCCTTGATGCCTTTCTATTTG ATCCAAAAAGACGTAAAGAATTAGATTGGGCTAAACGAGCAAACATCATAAGCGGAACTGCCAAAGGCCTTCAGTATCTCCACGAGGACTCCCGCCTCAAAATCATTCATAGGGATATGAAGGCGAGCAATGTGTTGTTGGATGATGAGTTGAACGCAAAGATATCAGATTTTGGCACAGCTAGGATTTTCGGAGGCAATCAAATTGAAGCTAACACCAAAAGAGTCGTAGGAACCTA TGGATACATGGCACCGGAGTATGCAATGGAGGGATTATTTTCAGTAAAGTCGGATGTTTACAGCTTTGGAATACTGATGTTAGAAATCATTAGTGGTCAAAAGAACAGAGGATTTTACCAATTAGAGAATTCACAAGGCCTTCTATCATAT GCATGGAAGTTATGGATTGAAGGAAAAGGCTTGGAATTGATAGATCCGGATATAGTCAGCACTTTTCCAATAAGCGATGCTTTGAGATGGATCAACATTGCATTACTATGTGTACAGGATGATCCTGCTGATAGGCCCACAATGTCAAATGTTGCTCTCATGCTCGGAAGCAATTCAGTAACCCTTCCCAAACCATTGGCACCTCCACACCATGCGGGTAGGTTTATGATCATGTCCGATCAATCTTCGACGAAAGAGCTAGGAACAGGTTCTCAGTCATCGGAACAATCTTCAACTACTGTTCCCAGATAG